The following are encoded together in the Iodobacter fluviatilis genome:
- the gloB gene encoding hydroxyacylglutathione hydrolase, whose product MIRISAVPIFEDNYIWVLQLGTHAIAVDPGDALPLIHYLKENGLELTAVLITHHHHDHIDGLPVLWSHYQMPVYGPAGIKNVSNPVKEGETLRLLDTHIQVIATPGHTLDHLSYLAADALFCGDTLFASGCGRIFEGSPAQMHASLQKLAAYPDSTLVCCTHEYTLSNLNFALSVEPNNTALIARMQSASTLRQQNLSTLPSTIGQEKAINPFLRCEHSDVIAAAQTQNPQAKSTVDVFAALRKWKDNFR is encoded by the coding sequence ATGATCCGCATTAGCGCTGTGCCAATTTTCGAAGACAATTATATCTGGGTTTTGCAACTAGGCACGCATGCCATCGCAGTAGACCCCGGCGACGCACTTCCCCTTATTCATTATCTTAAAGAAAATGGCCTAGAACTGACTGCAGTATTGATTACACATCACCATCACGATCATATCGATGGCCTGCCTGTGCTCTGGTCTCACTACCAGATGCCCGTATATGGACCTGCTGGCATTAAAAATGTTTCCAACCCCGTAAAAGAAGGGGAAACGTTACGGCTACTGGATACCCATATTCAGGTAATAGCCACCCCAGGCCACACTTTAGATCACCTTAGCTATTTGGCAGCCGACGCGCTATTTTGTGGCGACACGCTGTTTGCGAGCGGCTGCGGCAGGATATTTGAAGGAAGCCCAGCACAAATGCACGCCTCCCTACAAAAACTAGCGGCCTATCCTGATTCAACCCTTGTTTGCTGTACGCACGAATATACCCTAAGCAATCTCAACTTTGCCCTTAGTGTTGAGCCTAATAACACGGCACTGATAGCAAGAATGCAAAGCGCTAGCACACTCCGTCAGCAAAACTTATCCACCTTACCCTCCACCATTGGCCAAGAAAAAGCTATTAACCCCTTTTTGCGCTGCGAGCATAGTGATGTCATTGCCGCCGCTCAAACACAAAATCCACAGGCAAAATCCACTGTGGATGTTTTTGCTGCGCTGCGCAAATGGAAAGATAACTTCCGTTGA
- a CDS encoding class I SAM-dependent methyltransferase — MPLNVNARLNHFADWLATPLGHYLASAEMDWYDRTVTDIFGYKAVQLELPQLDCLRANRMAWHLCAGQSLGVDLRCMGESLPFASQSLDLLVLPHVLDFAANPQAVLNEAERVLMPEGRLLITGFNPWSLWGCAV, encoded by the coding sequence ATGCCTTTAAATGTTAATGCTCGATTGAACCACTTTGCAGATTGGCTCGCCACCCCATTAGGTCACTATTTGGCTAGTGCAGAGATGGATTGGTACGATCGCACCGTGACAGATATCTTTGGCTACAAAGCGGTGCAGCTAGAGTTGCCACAGCTCGATTGCTTGCGGGCTAATCGTATGGCATGGCATTTGTGCGCTGGGCAATCGCTAGGCGTGGATTTGCGCTGCATGGGCGAATCTTTGCCGTTTGCCAGCCAAAGTCTAGATCTCTTGGTGCTACCGCATGTGCTGGATTTTGCCGCCAACCCCCAAGCCGTGTTGAATGAAGCTGAGCGGGTATTAATGCCTGAGGGGCGTTTATTGATTACGGGGTTTAATCCTTGGAGCCTTTGGGGCTGCGCCGTTTAA
- the rnhA gene encoding ribonuclease HI encodes MNKVVIYTDGACKGNPGPGGWGAWLQYGDKEKELCGGELDTTNNRMELMGVIKALAILSRPCDVVIWTDSQYVKNGISTWIHGWKKNGWKTAAKQPVKNADLWRELDAAAAQHQIEWCWVKGHAGHEGNERADQLANKGVEVALGRG; translated from the coding sequence ATGAATAAAGTAGTGATTTACACCGATGGCGCGTGTAAAGGTAATCCCGGTCCTGGCGGCTGGGGTGCGTGGTTACAGTATGGCGATAAAGAAAAAGAGCTGTGCGGTGGCGAGCTAGACACCACTAATAATCGCATGGAATTAATGGGCGTGATTAAGGCGCTGGCGATTTTAAGCCGCCCTTGTGATGTGGTGATTTGGACCGATTCGCAATATGTTAAGAATGGCATCAGCACTTGGATCCACGGTTGGAAGAAAAACGGTTGGAAAACTGCGGCGAAGCAGCCGGTTAAAAACGCTGATCTTTGGCGCGAGCTGGATGCTGCTGCAGCACAGCATCAGATCGAATGGTGCTGGGTGAAAGGCCATGCGGGGCACGAAGGCAATGAGCGTGCCGATCAGCTCGCCAATAAAGGTGTGGAAGTTGCACTGGGGCGTGGATAA
- the dnaQ gene encoding DNA polymerase III subunit epsilon has translation MRQIILDTETTGLRVDDGNRILEIAAVEMIDRRLSSPDRHFHCYINPGRDSEEGALNVHGLTTEFLSDKPKFAQIADEFLDFVAGAEVIIHNAPFDLAFLNMEMAKLGRGKFQEHVGNVIDTLAMAKDQRPGKRNNLDALCDFFDIDRSNRTLHGALIDCELLSEVYLGLTRGQDSLMIDFDPYAGNDAALAFAKSNRKPLRVVSATAAELAEHEAYLAALDKSVKGECLWRQMGKSGL, from the coding sequence ATGCGGCAAATTATTTTAGATACCGAAACAACGGGTTTACGCGTTGATGACGGCAACCGCATTTTGGAAATTGCTGCGGTTGAAATGATAGACCGACGTTTATCCTCGCCAGACCGGCATTTTCACTGCTATATCAACCCAGGGCGTGACAGTGAAGAGGGCGCACTGAATGTGCACGGCTTAACCACGGAGTTTCTATCAGATAAGCCAAAGTTTGCGCAAATTGCGGATGAGTTTTTAGATTTTGTTGCCGGTGCCGAAGTCATTATCCATAACGCACCATTTGACTTGGCCTTCTTGAATATGGAAATGGCCAAGCTAGGGCGAGGCAAGTTTCAAGAGCACGTGGGCAATGTGATTGATACTTTGGCCATGGCCAAAGATCAGCGGCCAGGTAAGCGTAATAACTTGGATGCGCTGTGCGATTTTTTTGATATCGACCGCAGTAACCGTACCCTGCACGGGGCGCTGATCGATTGCGAATTATTGTCTGAAGTGTATCTGGGTCTGACCCGTGGTCAAGATAGCCTGATGATTGATTTTGACCCTTACGCAGGCAACGATGCGGCGTTGGCTTTTGCCAAAAGTAATCGTAAGCCATTGCGAGTTGTGAGCGCTACCGCTGCCGAGCTGGCTGAGCACGAGGCTTATCTTGCTGCTTTGGATAAAAGCGTGAAGGGTGAGTGCCTGTGGCGGCAAATGGGAAAAAGCGGCTTATGA
- the ispD gene encoding 2-C-methyl-D-erythritol 4-phosphate cytidylyltransferase: protein MNIALVPAAGSGSRMASVTPKQYLDLASKPLIWHTLSALAKVAELDRIVVVISPEDEWWDSFDWSEFKRLEVLRCGGASRAESVLNGLQTLQAGPEDWALVHDAARPCLDPALVSQMIIELVNHPIGGILAVPVADTLKLAQAGQHIAHTHPRNGLWQAQTPQMFRVAQLAHALAAGMGPDITDEASAIEKLGLQPKLVMGSPWNLKVTYPQDLRLAKLILAATGDNSEI from the coding sequence ATGAATATTGCCTTGGTTCCTGCTGCGGGTAGTGGCTCGCGCATGGCGTCGGTCACGCCTAAGCAATACCTTGATTTGGCGAGCAAACCGCTGATTTGGCATACCCTGTCTGCCTTAGCCAAGGTGGCCGAGCTGGATCGCATTGTGGTGGTGATTTCGCCGGAAGATGAATGGTGGGATAGCTTTGATTGGAGCGAGTTCAAGCGCCTAGAAGTGCTGCGCTGCGGCGGGGCCAGCCGTGCCGAATCGGTGCTCAATGGCTTGCAAACTTTGCAAGCGGGGCCTGAGGACTGGGCCTTGGTGCATGATGCCGCAAGGCCTTGCTTAGATCCTGCCTTGGTTAGTCAAATGATTATCGAGCTGGTCAATCATCCCATTGGCGGTATTTTGGCCGTGCCGGTGGCAGACACCTTAAAGCTGGCACAGGCTGGCCAGCATATTGCCCATACTCATCCAAGAAATGGACTGTGGCAGGCACAAACGCCACAGATGTTCCGTGTAGCGCAGTTGGCTCATGCTCTTGCCGCAGGAATGGGGCCGGATATTACCGATGAAGCAAGTGCCATAGAGAAACTTGGCTTGCAGCCAAAATTAGTCATGGGCAGCCCATGGAATTTGAAAGTGACTTATCCACAGGATTTACGCTTGGCTAAGCTGATTTTGGCGGCTACTGGTGATAACTCGGAGATATAA
- a CDS encoding YybH family protein, with the protein MAYEKLLSDYKNALATQDWNKVAPLIHQDACFIFSEGTYLGKAAIEAAVTKTFDLIKSEHYLIKNLVWIYVSDLCATCTYEFNWSGLIDGVSEQGSGRGTTVIVNDSEKWVIIHEHLGPSAN; encoded by the coding sequence ATGGCTTATGAAAAACTATTATCTGATTATAAAAATGCCTTAGCCACTCAGGACTGGAATAAAGTGGCCCCGCTGATCCATCAGGATGCATGCTTTATTTTTAGTGAGGGCACTTATTTGGGTAAGGCTGCAATTGAAGCTGCCGTGACTAAGACTTTTGACTTAATTAAAAGCGAACATTATTTAATTAAAAACCTTGTCTGGATCTATGTCAGTGATCTTTGTGCGACTTGTACTTATGAGTTTAATTGGTCTGGCCTGATTGATGGGGTGAGCGAGCAGGGTAGTGGGCGAGGAACAACCGTTATTGTGAATGACAGTGAGAAGTGGGTCATTATTCATGAGCATCTGGGCCCATCGGCAAATTAA
- the ispF gene encoding 2-C-methyl-D-erythritol 2,4-cyclodiphosphate synthase: MRIGQGWDVHRLVEGRKLILGGVDIPFDKGLFGHSDADALLHAITDAVLGGAGLGDIGRHFPDTAIEFKGADSRVLLREAVRRVREAGWRVGNVDASILIQQPKMAPHIAAMVANIASDLGVSSGQVNVKAKTYEKLGPVGASEAVEAQAVCLLLLL; this comes from the coding sequence ATGAGAATAGGGCAAGGTTGGGACGTACATCGTCTGGTTGAAGGGCGTAAATTAATTTTGGGTGGGGTGGATATCCCCTTTGATAAGGGATTGTTTGGCCATTCTGATGCCGATGCGCTACTGCATGCGATTACCGATGCGGTACTGGGGGGCGCAGGCTTGGGTGATATTGGCCGGCATTTTCCCGATACCGCCATCGAATTTAAAGGCGCGGATAGCCGAGTCTTGCTGCGCGAGGCGGTGCGCCGCGTGCGGGAAGCAGGCTGGAGGGTGGGCAATGTGGATGCGTCTATCTTGATACAGCAACCAAAAATGGCTCCGCATATTGCTGCGATGGTGGCTAATATCGCCAGCGATTTGGGCGTGTCATCGGGGCAAGTTAATGTAAAGGCGAAAACATACGAGAAGCTGGGGCCAGTGGGGGCCTCAGAAGCGGTTGAGGCCCAGGCGGTGTGCTTGCTCTTGCTTTTGTGA